The following are encoded in a window of Solidesulfovibrio magneticus RS-1 genomic DNA:
- a CDS encoding M23 family metallopeptidase produces MKRLVFGVILILALAGGVAGYLFLVDRAKPEIALSPDAAVAAPKREFTLTLRDAGSGLKSAKVVVRQEDKQITLLDAAYATPVREAVEKFTLEPAGLRDGPFTLTITASDRSIANFGAGNVATVDRQFTLDTIPPRVDVTSLAHNVRQGGVGAVSFGVSEPVESAGVVVGDDFYPAYKLDNGKYFCLYVFPFNMDPKNFVPKVKVTDQAGNVGMGAFRFQAIPRKFRDDKINISDAFLESKMPQYYNIIPDTRDNLQIYLKVNNDVRKQNAVFLKELAQKSAPAMLWDKKAFLRLPNAAPRAGFGDHRTYFYQGKEIDQQTHMGVDLASLEGAAVPAANSGKVVFTGFLGIYGETVIIDHGLGLQTLYSHLRQIDAKVGQDVKKGDLIGKTGVTGLAVGDHLHFGVLVGGREASPIEWWDQHWIDDNILSKL; encoded by the coding sequence ATGAAACGACTTGTTTTCGGCGTGATTCTGATTCTGGCCCTGGCTGGCGGTGTAGCCGGCTACCTGTTCCTGGTCGACAGGGCCAAGCCGGAGATCGCGCTTTCGCCGGATGCCGCCGTGGCCGCGCCCAAGCGCGAGTTTACCCTGACGCTACGCGACGCCGGCTCGGGACTCAAAAGCGCCAAGGTGGTGGTGCGCCAGGAGGACAAGCAGATCACCCTGCTCGACGCCGCTTATGCCACCCCCGTGCGCGAGGCCGTGGAGAAATTCACCCTGGAGCCAGCCGGCCTTCGCGACGGCCCCTTTACTTTGACCATCACCGCTTCCGACCGCTCCATCGCCAATTTCGGCGCGGGCAACGTGGCCACCGTCGACCGGCAGTTCACCCTGGACACCATCCCGCCCCGGGTGGACGTGACGAGCCTGGCCCACAACGTGCGCCAGGGCGGCGTCGGGGCCGTGTCCTTTGGCGTCAGCGAACCGGTGGAAAGCGCCGGCGTGGTGGTCGGCGACGACTTCTACCCGGCCTACAAGCTCGACAACGGCAAGTACTTCTGTCTCTACGTCTTCCCCTTCAACATGGACCCGAAAAACTTCGTGCCCAAGGTCAAGGTCACGGACCAGGCCGGCAATGTGGGCATGGGGGCGTTTCGCTTCCAGGCCATCCCGCGCAAGTTCCGCGACGACAAGATCAACATCTCCGACGCGTTTCTTGAGTCGAAGATGCCCCAGTACTACAACATCATCCCCGACACCCGGGACAATCTGCAAATCTACCTCAAGGTCAACAACGACGTCCGCAAGCAGAACGCGGTGTTTTTAAAGGAACTGGCCCAGAAAAGCGCCCCGGCCATGCTGTGGGACAAAAAAGCCTTCCTGCGCCTGCCCAACGCCGCCCCCCGGGCCGGTTTCGGCGACCACCGGACCTATTTCTACCAAGGCAAGGAGATCGACCAGCAGACCCACATGGGCGTGGATCTGGCTTCCCTGGAAGGCGCGGCCGTGCCGGCGGCCAACAGCGGCAAGGTGGTCTTCACCGGTTTTCTAGGCATCTACGGCGAAACCGTCATCATTGACCACGGCCTGGGGCTGCAAACGCTCTATTCCCATCTGCGCCAGATCGACGCCAAGGTCGGCCAGGACGTGAAAAAGGGCGACCTCATCGGCAAGACCGGCGTCACCGGCCTGGCCGTCGGCGACCATCTGCACTTCGGCGTGTTGGTCGGCGGCCGCGAGGCCTCGCCCATCGAATGGTGGGATCAGCACTGGATCGACGACAATATCCTGAGCAAGTTGTGA
- a CDS encoding PEP/pyruvate-binding domain-containing protein, with the protein MAKNQSNDKPRQDENPSTNETGAALDTAATLILTGADIVGIGEEAEILVGGKNYNTALISQIQGIRAPQFRAVSSVAFHRVLDETKVNAALIREVVNDGYRRVDWNDEEVNSDPEYMKNLVRNLAEEARLKTADAPGSSIKLRTFINNVVEGFATSPEGIDQLRKRSVLVQAAILSVDMPAGVREAVASAYNDICREAGLEDVPVAVRSSAAGEDSRKKAFAGLQDTYLNIVGAAQCVRAYQWDCASAYNLRSMTYRREAILDAVALAERTGDDSIAEVAKQEWAIENTSLSVCIMRMINPVISGTAFAADTATGCRGTARNDLVSIDASYGLGEAVVGGMVTPDKLFVFQRDEGPEVVIRNMGYKDKKIVYDDEEGGTKLVKVPDEIAYRWALSLAQAEEVARGVRAISAAYGGCIMDTEFCIDESDRLWFVQARPETRWNDELELHPDTIFMRRMEVEKRAAASAEVILEGNGASRGAGQGMVRFLRSALELNKIQKGDVLAAERTDPDMVPGMRVASAILADAGGDTSHAAITSRELGIPAIIGIQRAETLRSLDGQYVTVDGSRGCVYRGLLPLVEVGGEMDLSKLPVTKTKVGLILADVGQALFLSRLRNVPDFEVGLLRAEFMLGNIGVHPQALEAYDNGTLPSLIESKVKELDAKLAKVVREQMAAGFINVQIKLRGYVGLITGLTAELDNLADHSGARGTDEVMAVHRRIRDLEKKLDHYLEATTRRLDMLKTSADLFTHVAIILGYWDELQTKAVEPDDVKRRYEIKAQIEDRMAAVADEPLVKDVLAKIAAMRQEVARQVGIKSQSDDLNALLGKIRKQLTSRGFRSGKELYVQTLSQGLGLFAMAFHGKPILYRTTDFKSNEYRNLLGGNLFEALEDNPMLGYRGVSRNIHDWEIESFKLARGIYGGKNLNIMLPFVRTVEEAVSMKRYLERVHKLQSGDDGLKMFIMSEIPSNAILAKQFIQEFDGFSIGSNDMTQMVLGTDRDNPALRHIYDEEDPAVVWALLVTIFAGQKYGKKVGFCGQGVSNSVILRGLVAIAGIVCASVVPDTYYQTKFDMAHVEDENIPASGLGTWLGEQHLARLKTVLQQNKYEHIAKKYDTAADIKDWYDGELTRLGEQLRENLESPKAAFYRQEMETFRKLFHKPVLYATWDWPGTVFDALRQAGFENYDEQAVALAAQRQKSW; encoded by the coding sequence ATGGCCAAGAACCAGTCCAATGACAAACCGCGCCAGGACGAAAACCCGTCCACCAATGAGACCGGCGCGGCTCTCGATACCGCCGCCACGCTTATTCTCACCGGAGCCGACATCGTCGGCATCGGCGAGGAAGCCGAGATTCTGGTCGGTGGGAAAAACTATAACACCGCGCTTATCAGCCAGATCCAGGGCATCCGCGCCCCGCAATTCCGGGCCGTGTCCTCCGTGGCTTTCCATCGGGTCCTTGACGAAACCAAGGTCAACGCCGCGCTGATCCGTGAAGTGGTCAACGACGGCTACCGCCGGGTCGACTGGAATGACGAGGAAGTCAACAGTGACCCGGAATACATGAAAAATCTCGTGCGTAATCTGGCCGAGGAGGCTCGTCTCAAGACCGCCGACGCCCCGGGTTCCTCCATCAAGCTGCGCACGTTCATCAACAACGTGGTCGAGGGCTTCGCCACCTCCCCCGAAGGCATCGACCAGTTGCGCAAGCGTTCCGTCCTCGTTCAGGCCGCCATCCTGTCCGTGGACATGCCGGCCGGTGTGCGCGAGGCCGTGGCCAGCGCCTACAACGACATTTGCCGCGAAGCCGGCCTGGAAGACGTGCCCGTGGCCGTGCGCTCCTCGGCCGCCGGCGAGGACAGCCGCAAGAAAGCTTTCGCCGGCCTGCAGGACACCTATCTCAACATCGTCGGCGCGGCCCAGTGCGTGCGCGCCTACCAGTGGGACTGCGCCTCGGCCTACAACTTGCGCTCCATGACCTACCGCCGCGAGGCCATCCTCGACGCCGTGGCCCTGGCCGAGCGCACCGGCGACGATTCCATCGCCGAAGTCGCCAAGCAGGAATGGGCCATCGAGAACACGTCGCTGTCCGTGTGCATCATGCGCATGATCAACCCCGTGATCTCCGGCACCGCCTTTGCCGCCGACACCGCCACCGGCTGCCGCGGCACCGCCCGCAACGACCTTGTCTCCATCGACGCCAGCTATGGCCTCGGCGAAGCCGTGGTCGGCGGCATGGTGACCCCGGACAAGCTTTTTGTCTTCCAGCGCGACGAAGGCCCCGAGGTCGTCATCCGCAACATGGGCTACAAGGACAAAAAGATCGTCTATGACGACGAGGAGGGCGGCACCAAGCTCGTCAAGGTGCCCGACGAGATCGCCTACCGCTGGGCTTTGTCCCTGGCCCAGGCCGAGGAAGTGGCCCGGGGCGTTCGCGCCATCTCGGCCGCCTACGGCGGCTGCATCATGGACACGGAATTTTGCATCGACGAGTCCGACCGCCTGTGGTTCGTCCAGGCCCGGCCCGAGACCCGTTGGAACGACGAGCTGGAGCTGCATCCCGACACCATTTTCATGCGCCGCATGGAGGTTGAAAAACGGGCCGCCGCTTCGGCCGAAGTGATCCTTGAGGGCAACGGCGCCTCGCGCGGGGCCGGCCAGGGCATGGTGCGCTTTTTGCGCTCTGCCCTGGAACTCAACAAGATCCAGAAAGGCGACGTCCTGGCCGCCGAACGCACCGACCCGGACATGGTGCCGGGCATGCGCGTGGCCTCGGCCATCCTGGCCGACGCCGGCGGCGACACCAGCCACGCCGCCATCACCTCCCGCGAACTCGGCATTCCGGCCATCATCGGCATCCAGCGGGCCGAGACCCTGCGCTCCCTGGACGGCCAGTATGTCACCGTGGACGGCTCGCGCGGCTGCGTCTACCGGGGCCTTTTGCCCCTGGTCGAAGTGGGCGGCGAGATGGACCTGTCCAAGCTGCCGGTCACCAAGACCAAGGTCGGCCTGATCCTGGCCGACGTGGGCCAGGCGCTGTTCCTGTCGCGCCTGCGCAATGTCCCCGACTTCGAGGTGGGCCTGCTGCGCGCCGAATTCATGCTCGGCAACATCGGCGTCCACCCCCAGGCCCTGGAAGCTTACGACAACGGCACCTTGCCGAGTCTCATTGAATCCAAGGTCAAGGAACTCGACGCCAAGCTGGCCAAGGTCGTGCGCGAGCAGATGGCCGCCGGCTTCATTAACGTCCAGATCAAGCTGCGCGGCTACGTCGGCCTCATCACGGGCCTGACCGCCGAGCTGGACAACCTGGCCGACCACTCCGGCGCGCGCGGCACCGACGAAGTCATGGCCGTGCACCGCCGCATCCGCGACCTGGAAAAAAAGCTCGACCACTATCTCGAAGCGACCACCCGTCGTCTGGACATGCTCAAGACTTCGGCTGATCTGTTTACCCATGTGGCCATCATTCTCGGTTACTGGGACGAGCTCCAGACCAAGGCCGTGGAACCCGACGACGTCAAGCGGCGCTACGAGATCAAGGCCCAGATCGAGGACCGCATGGCCGCCGTGGCCGACGAGCCGCTGGTCAAGGACGTGCTGGCCAAGATCGCCGCCATGCGCCAGGAAGTGGCCCGGCAGGTCGGCATCAAGTCCCAAAGCGATGATCTCAACGCGCTTTTGGGCAAGATCCGCAAGCAGCTCACCTCGCGCGGCTTCCGCAGCGGCAAGGAGCTCTACGTCCAGACCCTGTCCCAGGGCCTGGGGCTTTTCGCCATGGCCTTCCACGGCAAGCCCATTCTCTACCGCACCACGGATTTCAAATCCAATGAGTACCGAAACCTCCTTGGCGGCAACCTCTTCGAGGCCCTGGAGGACAACCCCATGCTCGGCTACCGTGGCGTGTCGCGCAACATCCACGACTGGGAAATCGAGTCGTTCAAGCTGGCGCGCGGCATCTACGGCGGCAAGAACCTGAACATCATGCTGCCCTTTGTGCGCACCGTGGAAGAAGCCGTTTCCATGAAGCGCTACCTCGAACGGGTGCACAAGCTCCAATCGGGCGACGATGGACTCAAGATGTTCATCATGTCCGAGATCCCCAGCAACGCCATCCTGGCCAAGCAGTTCATCCAGGAGTTCGACGGTTTCTCCATCGGCTCCAACGACATGACCCAAATGGTGCTCGGCACCGACCGCGACAATCCGGCACTGCGCCACATTTACGACGAAGAGGACCCGGCCGTGGTCTGGGCGCTTCTGGTCACCATCTTCGCCGGCCAGAAGTACGGCAAAAAGGTGGGCTTCTGCGGCCAGGGCGTATCCAACAGCGTGATCCTGCGGGGCCTGGTCGCCATCGCCGGCATCGTGTGCGCATCGGTTGTGCCCGACACCTACTACCAGACCAAGTTCGACATGGCCCATGTCGAGGACGAGAACATCCCGGCTTCGGGCCTGGGCACGTGGCTTGGCGAGCAGCATCTGGCGCGCCTGAAGACCGTGCTTCAGCAAAACAAGTACGAGCACATCGCCAAGAAGTACGACACCGCCGCCGACATCAAGGATTGGTACGACGGCGAACTGACCCGTCTTGGCGAGCAGTTGCGCGAGAACCTGGAAAGCCCCAAGGCCGCCTTCTACCGTCAGGAGATGGAGACCTTCCGCAAGCTGTTCCACAAGCCGGTGCTCTACGCCACCTGGGACTGGCCGGGCACGGTGTTCGACGCCCTGCGCCAGGCCGGTTTCGAGAACTACGACGAGCAGGCCGTGGCCCTGGCCGCCCAGCGTCAGAAGAGCTGGTAG
- a CDS encoding pyruvate carboxylase produces MIAKTFQEVLSEVEGKKILVANRGISARRVLRSIRERLRAIPVLTVTDVDMASPATAGAHELITLGPDPRAYLDIDGIIKKAKARGVVAIHPGWGFASEDCEFPRKCAEAGIIFIGSSADAMKSLGNKVEVRRLAMSLGIPVVPGSEGSVTIPEAREIAKKIGFPIMLKAEGGGGGRGIYEIYSEAQLESAFSKASAMAQASFGNPHLFVEKLLTSVRHIEIQVAGDRFGNVFAFDERDCSVQRNHQKLVEITPSPWRGMTDELRQRLKDYGERLVRETGYYSLATVEFLVDANGEPYLIEVNTRLQVEHGITECRYGVDLVEEQINIAFGGKLRFNCVDTRPFLHAMQLRINCEDPKQNFAPNAGSVTRYLSPGGQGIRLDSCLTAGYEFPTQYDSAGALLISYGRNWPKVVAVMERALREYIIGGLKTTIPFHRQILRHPEFMKGDFDTKFITQNPYLLNYQDEESEAMRLAWLVAEVSARGYNPHVQLGKYRGREDYRLGRFTPHMPEADLRSPESPYPRGDRQAVLDMVRDSGKVHFVDTTTRDITQSNSGNRFRLAEDELVGPYLDNCGFFSLENGGGAHFHVAMMANMTYPFSEAAKWNEFAPKTMKQLLIRSTNVLGYKPQPRNLMRLTGEMICEHYDIIRCFDFLNHIDNMYPFAEVALSRPGIIFEPAISLSYARGFDVPHYLGVLEAILDQTAKAGGMTKAKAAKSIILCLKDMAGMCPPRFVRELITAIRKAYPDLVVDYHRHYTDGLFVPAVGAAAEAGCHIVDTAIGASVRWYGQGEVLSTAAYIEEDLGVPVALTKANKDMIRAANFVLKQVMPYYDRYTAPYFQGIDYDVVEHAMPGGATSSSQEGAMKQGYIHLLPYMLKFLAGTRKIVRYHDVTPGSQITWNTAFLAVTSAYKVGGERAVKDMLEVLEAVSENCDECLTPAAKHDRLLLYANCNDAFRNLLLGKFGKMPLGFPPDWVYESAFGSEWKEAIASRTEDSPLDALGEVDMEAEMAALTKQLGREPSNEEFVLYLNHPGDALKTMEFRKKFGDPNNLPLDVWFEGLEPGEELTFADSQGKPHHLSLLDISRPDNSGMATVRYVLDSEILSYQVQVAAAQNGPASQVEMADPNNPYHVGAPVSGDLWVMHVSPNDYIKTGEELFNISVMKQEKTVAAPLDATVKRVLKNADYANDRKMVPVKEGELLVELAPVSKDCPGCRQPLGDDGFKFCPNCGQQM; encoded by the coding sequence ATGATCGCCAAGACGTTTCAGGAAGTGCTTTCCGAGGTTGAAGGAAAGAAGATTCTTGTCGCCAACCGGGGCATTTCCGCCCGCCGGGTGCTGCGTTCCATCCGCGAACGCCTGCGCGCCATTCCCGTGCTCACCGTAACCGATGTGGACATGGCGTCCCCGGCCACCGCCGGCGCCCATGAACTCATCACCCTGGGCCCCGATCCCCGGGCCTATCTCGACATCGACGGCATCATCAAGAAAGCCAAGGCCCGGGGCGTGGTCGCCATCCATCCGGGCTGGGGATTTGCCTCCGAAGACTGCGAATTTCCCCGCAAATGCGCCGAGGCCGGCATCATCTTCATCGGCTCCTCGGCCGACGCCATGAAAAGCCTGGGCAACAAGGTCGAAGTGCGCCGGCTGGCCATGAGCCTGGGCATCCCGGTGGTGCCCGGTTCCGAAGGCTCGGTCACCATCCCCGAGGCCCGGGAAATCGCCAAAAAAATCGGCTTCCCCATCATGCTCAAGGCCGAGGGCGGCGGCGGCGGCCGGGGCATCTACGAAATTTATTCCGAAGCCCAGCTCGAATCCGCCTTTTCCAAGGCTTCGGCCATGGCCCAGGCCTCGTTTGGCAACCCGCATCTTTTCGTTGAAAAGCTCTTGACCAGCGTGCGCCACATCGAAATCCAGGTGGCCGGCGACCGCTTCGGCAACGTGTTCGCCTTTGACGAACGCGACTGCTCGGTGCAGCGCAACCACCAAAAGCTCGTGGAAATCACGCCGTCGCCCTGGCGCGGCATGACCGACGAGCTGCGCCAGCGCCTCAAGGACTACGGCGAGCGGCTGGTGCGCGAGACCGGCTATTATTCGCTGGCGACGGTCGAATTTCTGGTCGACGCCAACGGCGAGCCGTACCTCATCGAGGTCAACACCCGGCTGCAGGTCGAGCACGGCATCACCGAATGCCGCTACGGCGTGGATTTGGTCGAAGAGCAGATCAACATCGCTTTCGGCGGCAAGCTGCGTTTTAACTGCGTGGACACCCGGCCGTTCCTCCACGCCATGCAGCTGCGCATCAACTGCGAGGACCCCAAGCAGAACTTCGCCCCCAACGCTGGTTCGGTCACCCGCTACCTGTCCCCGGGCGGCCAGGGCATCCGGCTGGATTCCTGCCTGACGGCCGGCTACGAATTCCCCACCCAGTACGACTCGGCCGGGGCGCTGCTTATTTCCTACGGCCGCAACTGGCCCAAGGTCGTGGCCGTCATGGAACGGGCGCTGCGCGAGTACATCATCGGCGGGCTCAAGACCACGATCCCGTTCCACCGCCAGATTCTGCGCCATCCGGAGTTCATGAAAGGGGATTTCGACACCAAGTTCATCACCCAGAACCCCTATCTGCTCAACTACCAGGACGAGGAGTCAGAGGCCATGCGCCTGGCCTGGCTGGTGGCCGAGGTCTCGGCCCGGGGCTACAACCCCCATGTCCAGCTCGGCAAGTACCGGGGCCGCGAGGACTACCGCCTGGGGCGCTTCACGCCCCACATGCCCGAGGCTGATCTGCGTTCGCCGGAAAGCCCCTATCCGCGCGGCGACCGTCAGGCCGTCCTGGACATGGTGCGCGACTCCGGCAAGGTCCATTTCGTGGACACCACCACCCGCGACATCACCCAGTCCAACAGCGGCAACCGCTTCCGGCTGGCCGAGGATGAGCTGGTCGGGCCGTATCTCGACAACTGCGGCTTCTTCTCCCTGGAAAACGGCGGCGGCGCGCACTTCCACGTGGCCATGATGGCCAACATGACCTACCCCTTCTCCGAGGCGGCCAAGTGGAACGAGTTCGCGCCCAAGACCATGAAGCAGCTGCTCATCCGCTCCACCAACGTGCTGGGCTACAAGCCCCAACCGCGCAACCTCATGCGGCTGACGGGCGAGATGATCTGCGAGCACTACGACATCATTCGCTGTTTTGATTTTCTCAATCATATTGACAATATGTATCCATTTGCCGAGGTCGCCCTGTCGCGGCCGGGCATCATCTTCGAGCCGGCCATCTCCCTGTCCTACGCCCGGGGCTTCGACGTGCCCCATTACCTCGGCGTGCTGGAGGCCATTCTCGACCAGACCGCCAAGGCCGGCGGCATGACCAAGGCCAAGGCGGCCAAGAGCATCATCTTGTGCCTGAAGGATATGGCCGGCATGTGTCCGCCGCGTTTCGTGCGCGAGCTGATTACCGCCATCCGCAAGGCCTACCCCGATCTGGTCGTCGACTACCACCGCCACTACACGGACGGGCTGTTCGTCCCGGCCGTGGGCGCCGCCGCCGAAGCCGGCTGCCACATCGTCGACACCGCCATCGGCGCTTCCGTGCGCTGGTACGGCCAGGGCGAGGTGCTGTCCACGGCGGCCTATATCGAAGAGGACCTGGGCGTGCCCGTGGCTCTGACCAAGGCGAACAAGGACATGATCCGGGCCGCCAACTTCGTGCTCAAGCAGGTCATGCCCTACTACGACCGCTACACCGCGCCCTATTTCCAGGGCATCGACTACGACGTGGTGGAACACGCCATGCCCGGCGGGGCCACCAGCTCCTCCCAGGAAGGGGCCATGAAGCAGGGCTACATCCACCTGCTGCCCTACATGCTCAAGTTCCTGGCCGGCACCCGCAAGATCGTGCGCTACCACGACGTCACCCCGGGGTCCCAGATCACCTGGAACACGGCGTTTCTGGCCGTCACCAGCGCCTACAAGGTCGGCGGCGAACGGGCCGTCAAGGACATGCTCGAAGTGCTTGAGGCCGTGTCCGAGAACTGCGACGAGTGCCTGACCCCGGCGGCCAAGCACGACCGGCTGCTGCTGTACGCCAACTGCAACGACGCCTTCCGCAACCTGCTTTTGGGCAAGTTCGGCAAGATGCCGCTCGGGTTCCCGCCCGACTGGGTCTACGAGAGCGCCTTTGGCTCGGAGTGGAAGGAAGCCATTGCCTCGCGCACCGAGGATTCGCCCCTGGACGCCCTGGGCGAGGTGGACATGGAAGCCGAGATGGCCGCCCTGACCAAGCAGTTGGGCCGCGAGCCGTCCAACGAAGAGTTCGTGCTCTACTTGAACCACCCCGGCGACGCGCTCAAGACCATGGAATTTCGAAAGAAATTCGGCGATCCCAACAACCTTCCCCTGGACGTGTGGTTCGAGGGTCTGGAGCCGGGCGAGGAGCTGACCTTCGCCGACAGCCAGGGCAAGCCCCACCACCTGTCCCTGCTCGACATCTCGCGCCCGGACAACAGCGGCATGGCCACCGTCCGCTATGTCCTGGATTCGGAAATCCTGAGCTATCAGGTCCAGGTGGCCGCCGCCCAGAACGGGCCGGCCAGCCAGGTCGAGATGGCCGACCCCAATAACCCCTACCACGTGGGCGCGCCGGTCTCCGGCGACCTGTGGGTCATGCACGTCTCGCCCAACGACTACATCAAGACCGGCGAGGAATTGTTCAACATCTCCGTCATGAAGCAGGAAAAAACCGTGGCCGCTCCCCTTGACGCCACGGTCAAACGAGTGCTCAAAAACGCCGATTACGCCAACGACCGCAAGATGGTGCCGGTCAAGGAAGGGGAGCTCCTGGTCGAACTGGCCCCGGTTTCCAAGGATTGCCCGGGGTGCCGCCAGCCCTTGGGCGACGACGGCTTCAAATTCTGTCCGAATTGCGGCCAGCAGATGTAA
- a CDS encoding biotin--[acetyl-CoA-carboxylase] ligase, whose translation MHDSGADIVPNAVKNPGASRPLSQNPFESGGVWLWESGGPGLAGPVSPGFLAAGHPLWAADMARLGPWRTVELGAEYGPAAGRWLRGEGPALAGAPAILVVGPCATSLDAAWAFAEAGLLPPFASVVAVSQTSGRGQMRREWISPPGNIYAALSWPAGEGALAAMAPVVVGACLADALYARGFAATVKWPNDLLIEGRKVAGILLEERHGRIVAGVGINCAEAPDAASLRRDHAAPAAALADFGEVPGAVTLWGELVKFGQTCYFQCVALSDSSALSRFVERRLAWLGREVFVRESGSDGFRARIVGLAEDGGLRLLRGESGPGQDLTLHCGSISLL comes from the coding sequence ATGCATGACTCCGGCGCGGACATTGTCCCAAATGCCGTCAAAAATCCAGGGGCCAGCCGCCCCTTGTCGCAAAACCCCTTCGAAAGCGGCGGCGTGTGGCTGTGGGAATCGGGCGGGCCGGGTCTGGCCGGGCCGGTTTCACCGGGATTTCTGGCCGCCGGGCACCCCTTGTGGGCCGCCGACATGGCCCGGCTCGGGCCGTGGCGGACGGTAGAGCTGGGGGCCGAATATGGGCCGGCGGCCGGGCGCTGGCTGCGCGGCGAAGGCCCGGCCCTGGCCGGCGCTCCGGCCATCCTGGTCGTCGGCCCGTGCGCCACGAGCCTGGACGCGGCCTGGGCCTTTGCCGAGGCCGGCCTGCTGCCGCCTTTTGCCTCGGTTGTCGCCGTGTCCCAGACCAGCGGCCGGGGCCAGATGCGTCGGGAATGGATTTCGCCGCCGGGCAACATCTACGCCGCCCTGTCCTGGCCGGCCGGGGAGGGGGCGCTTGCCGCCATGGCCCCGGTGGTGGTCGGGGCCTGTCTGGCCGATGCGCTCTATGCCCGGGGATTCGCCGCCACGGTCAAATGGCCCAACGATCTTCTGATCGAGGGGCGCAAGGTCGCGGGAATCCTCCTTGAAGAACGACATGGCCGTATTGTGGCCGGCGTCGGCATAAACTGCGCCGAGGCCCCGGATGCGGCGTCGCTTCGTCGGGATCACGCCGCCCCGGCCGCCGCGTTGGCCGACTTTGGCGAAGTGCCGGGCGCGGTTACGTTGTGGGGCGAACTTGTGAAGTTTGGGCAAACCTGCTACTTCCAGTGCGTTGCGCTATCGGACTCGAGTGCATTGTCCCGTTTTGTCGAGCGTCGTCTGGCTTGGCTTGGCCGGGAAGTCTTCGTGCGCGAGAGCGGATCGGACGGGTTTCGGGCACGGATCGTCGGGTTGGCCGAGGACGGGGGACTTCGGCTGCTGCGTGGCGAATCCGGGCCAGGGCAGGATTTGACGCTTCATTGCGGGAGTATATCCCTCCTTTGA